One Flavobacteriales bacterium DNA segment encodes these proteins:
- a CDS encoding PorP/SprF family type IX secretion system membrane protein — MRIKPSLLFFLFVYLLISPRVFSQDVHFSQFYASPLTLNPAETGNFVGDCRLANNYRQQWKELGIPYRTLSLSYERQLFLKDQHFSAGIILVHDKSGDAKLTGNKMYLSAGYHKRVWGHTIHMGLQAGYIMKSFSIDALSFPNQWDNSLGQFNSSDPSLPNNENAQGIGPSLSYFDLNAGIGWTKRFNKFQPEVGAAFFHINHPRETFFSTGNRLKHRTTYYICGRFDVSNRIYLRPTLLFMSTVNAQDAVLGGLAGYNVGENKYKIKSLFVGGLFRDGIKRNMDAGIATMGVQFNRVDVGLSYDINISSLEVYTNNKGALEFSIIYRCKSSVPSKLAIPCDRL; from the coding sequence TTGCGCATAAAGCCGTCCCTTCTTTTCTTTCTGTTTGTTTATCTCCTGATTTCACCCCGGGTTTTCAGTCAGGATGTACATTTCTCTCAGTTTTATGCATCGCCGCTAACCCTCAATCCTGCCGAAACAGGCAACTTTGTGGGGGATTGCCGACTAGCCAACAACTACCGGCAACAATGGAAAGAATTGGGGATCCCTTACCGCACACTCTCCTTATCATATGAGCGTCAGCTTTTCCTAAAGGATCAGCATTTCAGCGCCGGGATCATCCTGGTGCATGACAAATCAGGAGACGCAAAACTTACCGGTAATAAAATGTACCTCTCCGCGGGTTATCACAAACGCGTCTGGGGGCATACGATTCACATGGGTCTCCAGGCGGGATACATCATGAAGAGTTTTTCCATTGATGCTTTGTCTTTCCCCAATCAATGGGATAATTCCCTGGGGCAGTTCAATTCTTCAGATCCATCACTGCCAAATAACGAAAACGCACAGGGCATAGGACCGTCCCTTTCTTATTTCGATCTCAATGCAGGTATCGGATGGACAAAGCGCTTCAATAAGTTCCAACCCGAAGTCGGAGCGGCTTTCTTCCATATCAATCATCCCAGGGAAACATTTTTTAGCACAGGCAACCGGCTTAAACACCGCACGACTTATTACATCTGCGGTCGGTTTGATGTGAGTAACCGCATTTACCTTCGCCCCACCCTCCTCTTCATGTCTACGGTCAATGCACAGGATGCCGTATTAGGTGGCCTCGCAGGATATAACGTGGGGGAGAACAAGTACAAGATCAAATCCTTATTCGTGGGCGGTTTGTTCAGGGATGGGATCAAGCGTAACATGGATGCGGGCATTGCCACGATGGGTGTCCAGTTCAACCGTGTGGATGTGGGTCTCAGCTACGACATCAACATTTCAAGCCTGGAGGTTTACACCAATAACAAAGGTGCATTGGAATTCTCCATCATATACCGTTGTAAAAGTTCTGTACCTTCCAAATTAGCAATCCCCTGTGACCGCCTTTAA